From Deferrisoma camini S3R1, the proteins below share one genomic window:
- a CDS encoding PhnD/SsuA/transferrin family substrate-binding protein: MRVLVVVVMALLGVAWPWEAPSAPPLRLGVASILSPEVARPLYLPLARALGSRLNRPVDLVQRFGYGRLNDLLARGELDMAVLCTGGYCDVVSRGGGEPLLVPVMGGSPRYRALLVVRRGSGIGSFADLEGRTMVFTDPLSLTGFVYPWARLKEFGGARRWLGDYFFSRSHDRSLRCVALGLADAACVDSRVWGYLVATRPDTVAGLVVVARSEEFPIAPLVVSKRLSLGVRAELKRALVTLSQDGEGQMALAQLGIDGFVDPDPEGYARVLDLFRRVEAEVGREP; this comes from the coding sequence GTGAGAGTGCTTGTGGTCGTGGTGATGGCGTTGCTCGGGGTGGCGTGGCCCTGGGAGGCCCCGTCCGCTCCCCCCCTGCGGCTCGGCGTGGCCTCGATTTTGTCGCCCGAGGTGGCGCGGCCGCTCTATCTGCCCCTGGCCCGCGCCCTGGGTAGCCGGCTGAACCGGCCGGTCGACCTGGTGCAGCGGTTCGGGTACGGCCGCCTGAACGATCTGCTGGCGCGGGGTGAGCTGGATATGGCGGTCCTGTGCACGGGCGGGTACTGCGACGTGGTGAGCCGAGGCGGCGGGGAGCCCCTGCTCGTGCCCGTCATGGGTGGCAGCCCCCGGTATCGGGCCCTGCTGGTGGTCCGCAGGGGGAGCGGGATCGGGTCGTTCGCCGACCTCGAGGGGCGGACCATGGTGTTCACCGACCCCCTGTCGTTGACCGGTTTCGTGTATCCCTGGGCGCGACTGAAGGAGTTCGGGGGGGCGCGGCGCTGGTTGGGCGACTACTTTTTCTCCCGGAGCCACGACCGATCGCTCCGGTGCGTGGCCCTGGGGCTGGCGGACGCGGCCTGCGTGGACAGCCGGGTGTGGGGGTACCTCGTGGCGACCCGCCCCGACACGGTGGCGGGCCTCGTGGTCGTGGCGCGGTCCGAGGAGTTTCCGATTGCTCCCCTCGTGGTGTCGAAGCGCCTGTCCCTCGGAGTCCGGGCCGAGCTCAAGCGGGCCCTGGTGACGCTGTCCCAGGACGGGGAGGGGCAGATGGCCCTGGCCCAACTGGGGATCGACGGCTTCGTGGACCCGGATCCCGAGGGGTACGCGCGGGTGCTCGATCTGTTCCGCCGGGTCGAGGCCGAGGTGGGCCGTGAGCCCTGA
- a CDS encoding multiheme c-type cytochrome: MMRRRTLWTGLALPVAVAGLLAVAGCGEGAREPAGRGDTLADEATSEALQKASYVGSETCLKCHAEKGGWAHSLHKFKLRALDEPGATGTVLVNDSDGNGVDDFTDGLDFNDPKPGYDVTGFDTQASKGVAPVLGKEGGTPTITIGEVTYEVKYVLGGNGKWKQRYVTQIGNSHYILPVQYNETTRQYVAYSPGNWYDENGDPIYAAGETPLTKGRVNDSYERRCTGCHNTGLAARVVFVNGEWVADLDNGERNVGCEACHGPGSRHAAAPTAEGSIVNPDHIAAERDVDGDGDTDTVDTLLLKNSVCTSCHSRGSGKFEANGAATGYPSQAAADGSFVPFLPGEYWLDYYIPTTKDGDLWKDPDTGAVLGSKAHHQQGMDLNLGPHAPDKPYDAPCFECHDVHRGADEVEAAIAGEIEGVTIPVEDGEADGVVLCLACHAGFGPFGSLDKDTLRAAVEGDTTAEATVEETVKGHTRHPAEVSECANCHMPKTAKSAIKYDIRSHTFEIIEPKESKTTAAGIPNACGGCHVQGLEESQDAWADRLQGYFEYLFEGGETITVVDDGYVGTKVCATCHEEQYEEFRLSGHNYKLNKVVAGRKPTYPFSELPDASVFGVDGLTDGDNTLGPPADYGDVSYVIGGYGWKARFIDKNGYIVTGADTQYNLPRTDLEGTYPDLGKWVAYDDGVVDKEYNQGCFKCHTTGAEDLNDPDNVNPDLPGFGGDRFAMPGIQCERCHGMGAKHANSLDPEDIDHPEDEAGSMEASDLCGECHTRDGENRIAASGGLVKHHEQYDEFLRLPIDADGTVTGAAEGGHYTSGVGCVGCHDPHKTTRYQDVASTGRAIRQECIDCHEGYDEFTEEAAPMAGEVDCEDCHMPRMAKSAVKSEAEGSGPALGDIRSHIFKIDTSASSQFTSDGKLAFPAITAEFACKTCHNGEEETDEVDFEIRVHVQTPDESPTYVGTATCAVCHDEQYQEFKLSGHNYKLNQVTFDTKPTYPFSEIPDASAFGVDGLTDGDNALGPPTSYADVAYVIGGYGWKARFIDKNGYIVTGADTQYNLPRTDLEGTYPDLGKWVAYDDGEVDKPYDYSCFKCHTTGPENLGDPNANPGLPGFGGDRFAEAGIQCEACHGPGSSHALSRNPEHIEIDTTAELCGRCHTRDAQGRIAASGGLVKHHEQYDELRGINPDDVNAGPTGAHYNAGITCVTCHDPHKTTRYQDVASTGRAIRQECIDCHEGYDDLTVDAMEGEVECEDCHMPRLAKSAVKSDPEGPAPAFGGIRSHIVKIDLSAADQFTSDGKFAYPWITRSFACMACHNDAEEPADDATGFTGNMHVSTP; encoded by the coding sequence ATGATGCGGAGACGAACGCTCTGGACGGGGTTGGCGCTCCCCGTGGCCGTGGCCGGACTGCTGGCGGTGGCCGGGTGCGGCGAAGGCGCCCGGGAGCCGGCCGGCCGGGGCGACACCCTGGCCGACGAGGCCACCTCCGAGGCCCTGCAGAAGGCCTCGTACGTGGGGTCGGAGACGTGCCTCAAGTGTCACGCCGAGAAGGGGGGATGGGCTCACAGCCTCCACAAGTTCAAGCTGCGGGCCTTGGACGAACCGGGCGCCACCGGCACGGTGTTGGTCAACGATTCCGACGGCAACGGGGTCGATGATTTCACGGACGGCCTCGACTTCAACGATCCCAAGCCCGGCTACGACGTGACCGGGTTCGATACCCAGGCCTCCAAGGGAGTGGCCCCGGTTCTCGGCAAGGAGGGCGGCACCCCCACGATCACGATCGGAGAGGTCACGTATGAGGTCAAGTACGTGCTGGGCGGCAACGGCAAGTGGAAGCAGCGCTACGTCACCCAGATCGGCAACTCCCATTACATCCTCCCGGTTCAGTACAACGAAACCACCCGCCAGTACGTGGCATACTCCCCCGGGAACTGGTACGACGAGAACGGGGACCCGATCTACGCAGCCGGTGAGACGCCTCTGACAAAGGGGCGCGTCAACGACTCCTACGAGCGGCGCTGCACGGGGTGCCACAACACCGGGCTGGCGGCCCGGGTGGTGTTCGTGAACGGGGAGTGGGTCGCGGATCTCGACAACGGCGAACGCAACGTGGGGTGCGAGGCCTGCCACGGCCCGGGCAGTCGGCACGCCGCCGCGCCCACGGCCGAGGGGAGCATTGTCAACCCCGACCACATCGCGGCCGAGCGGGACGTGGACGGAGACGGCGACACCGATACGGTGGACACCCTGCTCCTCAAGAACTCGGTGTGCACGTCGTGTCACAGCCGGGGGAGCGGCAAGTTCGAGGCCAACGGGGCCGCCACGGGGTACCCGTCCCAGGCGGCGGCCGACGGTTCGTTCGTTCCGTTTCTGCCGGGGGAGTATTGGCTCGACTACTACATCCCCACCACGAAGGACGGGGACCTTTGGAAGGATCCCGACACGGGGGCGGTTCTGGGCTCCAAGGCCCACCACCAACAGGGCATGGACCTGAACCTGGGGCCCCACGCCCCGGACAAGCCGTATGACGCCCCCTGTTTCGAGTGCCACGATGTCCACCGGGGCGCCGACGAGGTCGAGGCCGCGATCGCGGGGGAGATCGAAGGGGTGACGATCCCGGTGGAGGACGGCGAGGCCGACGGCGTGGTGCTGTGCCTGGCCTGCCATGCCGGGTTCGGGCCTTTCGGCAGCCTCGACAAGGACACCCTTCGTGCTGCCGTTGAGGGCGATACCACGGCCGAGGCGACCGTAGAGGAGACCGTGAAGGGGCATACGAGGCACCCTGCCGAGGTGTCGGAGTGCGCCAACTGCCACATGCCCAAGACGGCCAAGAGCGCGATTAAGTACGATATCCGAAGCCACACGTTCGAGATCATCGAGCCCAAGGAGTCCAAAACCACGGCTGCGGGAATTCCCAATGCCTGCGGGGGCTGCCACGTGCAAGGGTTGGAGGAGTCCCAGGACGCATGGGCCGACCGGCTCCAGGGGTACTTCGAGTATCTGTTCGAGGGGGGCGAGACGATCACGGTGGTCGACGACGGTTACGTCGGCACGAAGGTGTGCGCCACCTGCCACGAGGAGCAGTACGAGGAGTTCAGACTCTCGGGCCACAACTACAAGCTCAACAAGGTGGTGGCCGGGCGCAAGCCCACCTACCCCTTCTCCGAACTCCCCGACGCCTCGGTGTTCGGGGTGGACGGCCTCACCGACGGCGACAACACCCTCGGGCCTCCGGCGGACTACGGCGACGTGAGCTACGTCATCGGCGGGTACGGCTGGAAGGCACGGTTCATCGACAAGAACGGCTACATCGTCACGGGCGCCGACACCCAGTACAACCTGCCCCGAACCGATCTGGAGGGCACCTACCCGGACCTCGGGAAGTGGGTGGCCTACGACGACGGCGTGGTCGACAAGGAGTACAATCAGGGCTGCTTCAAGTGCCACACCACGGGCGCCGAGGACCTGAACGACCCGGACAACGTGAACCCCGATCTCCCGGGGTTCGGCGGCGACCGATTCGCCATGCCGGGCATCCAGTGCGAGCGGTGCCACGGCATGGGTGCCAAGCACGCCAACTCGCTCGACCCGGAGGACATCGACCACCCCGAGGACGAGGCGGGAAGCATGGAGGCCAGCGATCTGTGCGGCGAGTGCCACACCCGAGACGGCGAGAACCGGATCGCCGCTTCCGGGGGGCTCGTGAAGCACCACGAGCAGTACGACGAGTTCCTCCGGCTTCCGATCGACGCCGACGGCACTGTGACGGGGGCGGCCGAAGGAGGCCACTACACCAGCGGCGTGGGCTGCGTGGGGTGCCACGATCCCCACAAGACCACCCGGTACCAAGACGTGGCGTCCACGGGCCGGGCGATCCGCCAAGAGTGTATCGACTGCCACGAGGGCTACGACGAGTTCACCGAGGAAGCCGCTCCCATGGCCGGCGAGGTGGACTGTGAGGACTGCCACATGCCGCGAATGGCCAAGAGTGCCGTCAAGAGCGAGGCAGAGGGCTCGGGCCCGGCCCTGGGCGACATTCGCAGCCATATTTTCAAGATCGACACCTCGGCCTCCTCCCAGTTCACGTCGGACGGAAAGCTGGCGTTCCCGGCGATCACGGCCGAGTTCGCCTGCAAGACCTGCCACAACGGCGAGGAAGAGACCGATGAGGTCGACTTCGAGATCCGGGTCCACGTACAGACCCCAGACGAGTCGCCCACCTACGTGGGCACGGCCACCTGTGCCGTGTGCCACGACGAGCAGTATCAGGAGTTCAAGCTGTCCGGGCACAACTACAAGCTGAACCAGGTGACCTTCGACACCAAGCCCACCTACCCGTTCTCCGAGATCCCGGACGCATCGGCCTTTGGGGTGGACGGCCTGACCGATGGCGACAATGCGTTGGGGCCGCCGACCTCGTACGCGGACGTGGCCTACGTGATCGGCGGATACGGCTGGAAGGCCCGGTTCATCGACAAGAACGGGTACATCGTGACCGGTGCGGACACCCAGTACAACCTGCCCCGAACCGATCTGGAGGGCACCTACCCGGACCTCGGGAAGTGGGTGGCCTACGACGACGGCGAAGTGGACAAACCCTACGACTACTCCTGCTTCAAATGTCACACCACCGGTCCGGAGAACCTGGGTGACCCCAATGCGAACCCGGGCCTTCCGGGGTTCGGGGGGGACCGGTTCGCCGAGGCCGGCATCCAGTGCGAGGCGTGCCACGGGCCGGGATCGAGCCATGCCCTCTCGCGCAACCCCGAGCACATCGAGATCGACACCACGGCCGAGCTGTGCGGCCGGTGCCACACCCGCGACGCTCAGGGCCGGATCGCGGCCTCGGGGGGGCTGGTGAAGCATCACGAGCAGTACGATGAGCTGCGTGGCATCAACCCCGACGATGTGAATGCCGGACCCACCGGTGCACACTACAACGCGGGCATTACCTGCGTTACCTGCCACGACCCCCACAAGACCACCCGGTACCAAGACGTGGCGTCCACGGGCCGGGCCATCCGCCAGGAGTGCATCGACTGCCACGAGGGGTACGACGACCTGACGGTGGACGCGATGGAGGGCGAGGTGGAGTGCGAGGACTGCCATATGCCGCGCCTTGCCAAGAGCGCGGTGAAGAGCGATCCTGAGGGACCGGCGCCGGCGTTCGGTGGCATCCGCAGCCATATCGTGAAGATCGATCTGTCTGCGGCGGACCAGTTCACCTCGGACGGGAAGTTCGCGTATCCCTGGATCACCAGGAGCTTCGCTTGCATGGCGTGCCACAACGATGCGGAGGAGCCGGCGGACGACGCGACCGGCTTCACCGGGAACATGCACGTATCGACTCCGTAA